GACATAACTGGTTTCATCTTGCTTTTAGGTGCCTCATTCCGGTCATTTCTTGTTTAAGCAAATGTTTTCTCTATCATCGCCTTCCTTTTTTCCTTGATGAGTAGGTGAAaaagtttttaataaaacatccaTGGTTTGGTCCCAtggaatttatttatatagcaAATGCATATCCTGGCAGccacttctaaaaaaaaaaaaaaaagtatatccTGGTAGCCAATGACTActaaattatgtttattgaaTTATGGTCATGCATCTTTTCTCTTCTAATAAATTTAGTCAGTCTAGGCGCTTAAATGAGGGGAAGAAAAACTCACACAAAGAAAGATGTATAGCAATGAGCTTATTTTGTGGATGAATAGAATACAACATACAGATGATAGATTATTCAATAAAAGAGAAACTAGTAATGACGTTTTGGATTTATCGATCTTTTCATGTACTCTCTCTTTCTAAAAATTTCCTTACTCGGCTCAATGGAGCTTACTCAGTAATGTGCCTCTCTGTTAGAGTTTTTGGGTTCATAAACCCTTCTTGGGTCTTGGCTGCACTTCAAAGATGGAGGATAACAGTGAGAATGGAGGAGGGAGATGTGTAAAGGTCAGATTTCATAAACCCATATCAGGTCTGGGAATAACTAGAGAATAGAGATGAAGGAGGGAGATAGTGGAGATGGAGATTTGAATGGAGAAGAGAGATGGAGGATGGAAACCTACATGCGAAACACACCGTTTTATTTTCCACATAGACGTCTCCTACGAATATCGTTTTCCTTAAACTAAAGATATCCACGAGAGAAAAATCATTGTACGGGTGAGAGTGACTAGCTTTCCACACAAGTGTTTTAGTACTAGATTGATTAATACGATAAGATAAAACgatattgaaaattaaaatttgaataaaattaataaaatattttattttattttaaaatttgacaaaattatttattatattttatgtgagaatttaaaaagattttattaatgagatgagattatttgattaaccaaacgaggccttattAGAGAATATTATtgttacaatattattattattttagaatttgaaaaaaaattaaattttttattatattttctatgagaatttgaaaatgttgtaataattagatgaaataagatgagttaaaagACTTTTTATGTCCAAACCTCTCTTACAAGATCGTTTAGATTGAGAAACATGACTCAcaacccatctcatcttatctcacaatttaaacaatttttagtGTTTATGACCAATTAACCAGAACTCTAAAGGTTCTCTATTCTTCCCATCATAAAGGAAACCCCCGGAGGCTGCTCGCTCTCTCTGGAGCATATCGAAATGGCATCTCCCTTGTATATAATCTATGCtcttgtttgattattttacctgatgcgcatttttctttttcacttgcgaagaattataatatttgtCATTGCCACCGATTCTAGATGACCCACAGACCATACCTCGAGCACCAAGAGTGGATATATGATTTAATTGTTAATATCAAAAATTAGACAATAGCATGAAAGTAGAAAAAGAATCATTCTCGCCCCGTTATGATAATCTAGGCCTCAATCGATATAGTCTGGAGCCTCCGACATGGTCCAGTGTGCTTGTACATACGTCCTTAGCGgtgaatggaaaataaatacaaaaaatgtaaaagagTGATAGATACACAGATTTACATAGTTCATCATATTGCCTACATCTATGAAATTTTTTGGAAAGGAGATAGTCCACTATAATATGTttatttacagtctctcataACCTTTTTTTTCTCATTGTACAATGaaaatctataatatatttattagagACTTTCTTGTCGCTGGAGCTCTTGtcatgagattaaaaaaaattgaaaaaatggttGAAGTCCACTTTCAAATCGTCTGGCTATTTCCTTTTTATATCTCCTCTTTTTACGTACTCCTAGGGAATGATGAAAATTATCACATTCCCTTGCGTATCTAACACCATCCTTTTGTCTCTATAACTCTTGTCATGACGTTAAAGAAATAATCGTCTAGTCGTTTCTTTTTATATACTCCATTTTTTTATCTGCCTCTAAAGAGTGATAGAAATTGCCGCATTCCCTTACATgtctagcattttcctttatttatattttttttttccttttcctcttatcttgacaccaccattttcctttttcattgcTTGTTTATCCTTCCTCTTTTTTCTGTCTCTAGTGGGGGGATCTCCCTTTGAGCTAGGCATGGTAGACTTCCTTTGGACCATGTATGTTTTATCCCCTCTAATAACATTCTAGATCGAAGGAAAATATTTAGCTTGCTACATAAGCAAAAagtttcaaattataaaattcaatcATGATATAATTTAAACTTGACTTCAAATCTCTCCAATATTCGAATATAATTGAATCAGGAATGGAAACGAAGCAATTTGAATCCAGAATATTATATCGGAGAGGTTGTTGGGTTCCGGAGGTCAATATGGACTCCAACTGCGCCGCTGGCAGTCTGGCACCCTGAACCACGAGAGCATCTACTCTTCCTCGCGTACTTCTGCACCAATATTCATCATCAACCACCACCATAACCACCTCCAGCTATGGAAGATGATTATTGAAGAGGGCTTGGGCCGCTTGGCACAATATGAAACATGGTTCAgcgtgaaaaagaaaaaggccaGAGTTCTAGAAATAAGACAGGGCTATCGAGTCATCGATGAAGATCCGGAACTGTTTTACCAGGATTAgttatagagaaatgatatttgcagttgtggttgtgcaagcggcgtgcagtcgctttaaaaaaaatgaattaatatggaacccacatgaaaaaaaaaactaactttttaatcgtggatcccactctttttcaaagtgattacgCGGCGTTTgtaatttcacgactgtatgtagtattgccCTTAGTTATAATATTGTCAgatcatttaatatttaataaatgaaaatactCTGAAAAAGGTTTTGGACTTGGGCTTGCTTTAAGTCCAGCGCATACACCTTTTTAAAGTCCAAACTCAATCCAAGAATCTCCGATTTAAGTCCGGCCCATATCAACTCAACTCAGTAACTTAAGTATGAGCCGGACTTAATGGGAATTCCGGGACCAGAGCGATGGAGGGAAAGAGGGCGGAGAACAATAGAATCAAGATGTTGTGTGACTTTGCGATCATGTCACGTAAAATTCCAATTGTAAGTAATAGTTGCTAGGAAAATGGAGTCTTGGAGAACCTGGTATTCAGgaaataaattaacaaatttCCATttcaactacaaaaaaaaaatgtaagaatcACCCGCAGAATAAAAGTTGATCAATAGGAATGAAatgttaacctatttcgtaataggCGAAAGGACCCTTTCTAGCTCAAGGATATGATCCTCTGCTACCTGGTCACTAGATGCCATAAAGGTTAGATATCATTTCCACCCATGACCCATTTGTTAAAACCCTGAGGACTCAACCTTGAGGATCTCACCTTAATAGAGAAGCATTATTCTCTGCTACCTACTGCTTCATGCTGTATATTATAGTTGttcaatttttcatattaaagaAGGTATAATGACACAAGGAAAGCCTTGCTCTGTTATGCTTATATTCCAATAGGTCGTCAATATTTCTATTGAAACTTACTGGAATCATTACAAAGGCCTCCCAAGCAATGCGTGATCCTATTCACCACGAGAGATATGGATGTTACAGGAGGAGGTTTATGTTTACTCCCAATGAAAAACATGTTCCTTCCATTGCTAAAATAATCGGGTTCCTTTCCTCATGAAGACATTCTAGTTTTGGTGTTTCTACTACGGCCCAGGGAGATACACCAGATTCAAGATATATATGGCTTTGTCTATAGCTGATTGGCCTGGGACCAAACCCAGAAGTTTTGGGCCAAGGATATGCATTGAAATGTATAGCTTTTTAACATGAGaattgagaaatactttagtcacaTATACTTacgcaaaaataaatttaaaaattaatgtgccttatataatatgtgagattataaagttattttgattataaagtaaatctaacgaaTTTTATGAAATCAAGTCAGCTTGTGAACTTAactttatataatctctttgtataTATAGCAGTCTTCTTTTACTTTCTCATGAGATAGCCATAGAAGGTATATAGGTGGACTTGGATTGATTTCATACTTCATACTAGTGCAAGCGATTTATAGGAGATTGGGTCCTCGAGAAAGCATCTGTAGCAGTTGTAGAAAAATATTGTACCATGAGCTTTAAAAATGTCGCTTAATATTGGGATTATATTGCCATTGGTCAAGGTTCTGTATTGCCGATAAGAAGGAAAAGTTGGTAGATTATGAGTCAGTCCCACTGGATTGGGTGCAATCTTTGTCAATGTAACCTTAAACTAAGTCTGTTCACTTGTTCAGTATGCCATTGGCTTTTCATCTGGAACAAATTACTGAGCAAATGTCTCTCAATACTCTCATAATGATATAAACTGAGCTGCAGAAAAGAATAGGCGTCGTTGGAAGGAAAAAATGGAACATAACATATGGCAACGGTGACTCAATTAGTAGATGGTAGATGCCTTTTTGCCCTtgaatacaaaaaagaaaaatgatttgtagAAGCTCCAAATAGACAAGTTTCATACAAgcctttataaaaaagtgaatcccacttaaaaaagtgtaaaaaaaaaagaactattcTTTATTAATGAGACCCACTTTTTTACAgaagttttgttaaaatttatctatttaggcTTATACTTAGTATTACTCTACAAAAAATAGGTCTCATAAAAGGTCTTGACTTCTGAGAGCCCAAAAAACATGGAGGCAAATTAAGATGAATCAGGCTAGTTCAAAGATAAGTCGGGTTGAAATTGACCCGGATTTGTTGCTTGACTTTCCTTATCCTCAAGTAAGACTTAAGAATggttctctctcatctctctctttatttgttTCTACATGTGAAATTAGGAAAAGATGTTATCAATGGCGACTCAACCAAGCCTCAATGCGTCTCAGAAGCCCTTAGCATTCCTAGCCAAAACTTCTTCCTCAAATTCTTTGAAGAAAAAGCCTCAATCTTTGCAAGGCAACCTTCACATTCATACAACAAGTTAAAATGATTGAGTTGCCACAATACCAATCAAAGGACGAAAGTTTTCAAACCATCCATCTTTGTATCAGTTTTGGTTGCTGAAGCTAACTATCGCAGACACTCTTGTTGATAATGATTTTCCCTTCGAGTCCTCTCAAGATAAAGAGGTcccttcacacacacacacacactatctctctctctctctctctctctctctctctctctctgagtgtGTGCGTGTAtacttattgtttattttttctcgGTGGCTACGTTTGCCCcggagaaaatgaaggaaaagaaaatagaaaactcTTTCTTGTGGAGAATGGGACTTTCAACTTCGTGGCATCAATTGTGTGAGTTCTAATAAGTGAAAGTTTTGAGTTAGCTAGTGAATTAGTTTTAAAAACTTTAATTTGTTCTGAATTTCTTTAATCACACGAAATCTAGTGAAATTATATGTTTTTCCTCTGACTAGAGactctttcttatttttctagCATTGTGATTtagccctatatatatatatatatatatgggggaAATTTTTTGGGACTaccaaaaataagaaataaaacttACACCCAATTGAGAGAGCTCAATACAAGACGCCATCTGCCACAATTAAGCAGGGGCATAAATTGAACCGATCAAAACTGGCCATTTTACTtttaacgtttttttttttccacattcACACAACGCATTAGCCATTTAAgggttttatgtttttatataagCTTGGGGGTAGGTTGTGAAGCCAATGGAGAAGCCGAGGTTAGTGTTGAAGTTCATTTGGATGGAGAACATTGGCATTGCACTCGACCAGATGATACCAGGACATGGCACAGTCCCCTTGAGTCCGTACTGCTTCTGGCCGACGAAAGATGATTGAGAAAAGCTATAGGTGTTACTTGAAAGCAAGCCCCGATATCTCAGAAGTAGATCATCATTCTCCTCAATCAGGCTACGGATATCATTAATTTGTGGCCACAGCTGGGGCAATCTAGTATAAAATATTCATTGTAAGAGATCTTGaatcttttcatcattttaagTTAGGATACAATCCCTTTTGCATAGTCTTTTAAGTACTCTACTAATATCATTAgccaaaacagttattttatattaaaaaaatgatataactaATCATACTAATGGAGTACACGGAGTACTCAACTCCATATAGATTTTTTGTTAGGGTTATATAGGTTGATCCTCCCTGCATGAATGTTTAGAATATTTGCTGATTCAACCTGTCGTTTTAGAGCCCTTCTTGAACTGCTGCTTGTTAAAGTAATTGGAGCCATTTTAAATATTGCGGTTGCAAGCTGTGTATGGTGTTTCATTTCTCCATTTCATGTTGCATGCAACTCCGTTTCCTCTTCTAAATATCCCCTCTCCGCAAACCATCTCCATGTAATACTCTCACTTGAAACTGCGTGCTCCAGAAGCCTTCGGCTTTGCTGATTTCAGAACTTCAACGTCTGGACAAGCCGGGTTGAGTAAAAATCTCATCTGACttaataattctttttatcCTCTTACACTTCGCTTCTAACTCACTGCTATCCTGCACTGCTTCAACAactgattttattaaaaacaaaaaaagacagTTTGCCCTGTATACGCAATATTGATGTCCCCTACACATCAAAAGAAATAGGCATATAAATGGGCATCCGACACAGACATACAGGGAACcaggaattaaattaaatctttATTTCCATATCCCAGAACAAAATTAGGTAGTTTTGTAAGCAATATTTAGAACAGAAATCTGGAGATGCTAATGAATGCAAAAGTATGAACCAAATTGACCAACTAGACAGAGAAGTCTGACATCACAAGAAGAGCAGAAAACAAGAAATGACCACCACTTCGATCAGTCCTCAAACTCGTGCATGTGATCTAAAAGATAGTTAGCTGCCAGCTCCTCGTTCTTGTTGCATGCAAAGAAAACCTCCAATACTAGGGCTCGGTCAAAGCCCATAGCTTCAAGCTGCAAAAAGGTTGCAAGTTAGTAAAGAATGCATGAATAGTCCTCCACATAACTTGTCTCGTGAGACTTGAGGTTCTACTGAAAAAGGAAACCATAAAACACAAACAAAAGAAGAGAATAAGCTTCTAAAGACTTGCAAGCATAGATGAAGATGACAATGGTAATGACAGTCATATACTGCAGACTGCACATTGGGTTGACGTATCATATGAATAGGTCATCCAGACATTTAGGGGCAGAAAAAGGTGCATATATGATGGGTTAACTAAAAACAGAGTAAACAGGATGTTAAGTCCGATTACCTGACATTTATTAAAGAAGGAATAAATAGGATACAACTTGACAAGAACTGGGGTGCGTGTCCCCTTACTGATTCTCACTCTTTAAATGCAAGGCTACTAACAATTAGATGAGGAAAAAACGAAAATAAGAAGTGGGGACAAACTTACCCGTTCAATGGCTTGACGCTCCTCAGGGGTGACAGTCACAGCCTGTGGCACTGCTGCAGCCGCCTGACCCAGTAGGTTCCTGATTAGAAATTAATATGCACATAAGCATCCATAAATtcaattatataaacaaaggCAACGTATAACACATTACACTCATCTCACCCTTCTCCTTCAACAGGTTCGTTTATCAGGCGCAAGAAATCAGCTTGATGCTCTTGAATCAGTCGCATTAGATGCGGATTTTGCTTTCCGAGCTCTTGGAGCATAGGCTGCAATGGAAAAGAATGTCATAAGAAACCAATGTTAGAGCATAAGTTAATTATATGACCAAATAGAAGTGAACACATGACAAGAGTACCTGCAATATTTGAGGGTTTGCTTGCACCATAGTTCGCAAGGCTTGGaactgaaattaaaaaaataaaagctttaGGAACCTCAAGCAAGAGAGTAAACAATATGCTGACAGTCAggttagaaaaagaaaaccataGAGAAGATACCTGTTGGCTGTTCCGCAAGAAGTCCAAGGTTCCAGCACCGGTGTTTGAACCCATAGCAGGAAGACCCTGGTGAAGGAAGATTACAGTCGTTTACTCAATTCCAGTAAAGTTCctaaatttttgataaaaaggTATCTACCTGTGGGAACAGATCTAGTGGGTTTGCATTGGGTCCACTAGTAGGTGCTGCTGGTTGTGTAGACTGGGCAGGAGGGTTTACTGCCTGCCCACTAGTAGGAACTTGAGCAACTGGAGGAGCCTCGGCTTGCTCAGGAATGCCCTGAAATGTATCAATTTTCATCATAATCTGCTGATATGACTAATAGAGATAAGATGCTTACTTCCACTGTACAGAAATAGAGAATTAAAAAGTATGATATTAATATGAGCAACGCGTTTCATGTTCAACATGATTTTTACATTTGAGTACAGCCGTTGGTATTTAGGTTCAAGACAACACACAAGACAAGGtcctaatgttttttttttttttgataagtaagacaAGGTCCTAATGTAGTTGGCAAGAAACAGGATCAGTTACGCACTCAAATGCACAGAATTCCACTACTCATAGAAAATGGGCAGGATTTGCTCGTCAGTTTGGCTTCAAACATCCCCAGCTTAAAATCCCTAGTTTCCATCTGGTCTTCCGGTTTTTAATGGCGACTAAATTAACATTATGATGTTTAAATTCACGCCATGCAAAATCCTTCCTAAACTGTTTCCTCTTCTGTTCGTATGATATCAACGATACCATTTCTCCATGACCGATTGCCCCACAAAAATGTAGCCTCAAAGCATTCTATCAGTACTCAACATCATCAAGCAAACTCAAATTACAGAATATCATAACACAATATGGTATAATACCCAGCGTAGTTAATACTAATCAATCAAATATGTGAAAGTAAACAAgcatgttaatttttttggtttgaatattTGTGACAATATTGTCTCAGAAACAGATGTAAGCAAATAAAATCCAATTGATTAGGAACTTAGGGTTACTAAGTAAACTTTGACGCATTCATGAGAACAAATAAGCTTAATAGTCTACTAAAGCTTTAATTGGAGTCATGGAGGAGCATGCATATAATCTGTGGAGCCCAAAAAATAACTGGATAAAACCTTAAGGTTTAAAAACAACACCCAAtacaaaatggttttaaaattgttcaaaagaagaaaagagtaCAATTCTAGTTTTTCTATTTGCATTGCTGATAGCGGTTCTTAGAGCCTGTCAAAAAAATTCTAGATGTTTATAATCTCAGCGAAGAATAGACCCTGCAGTCATATaagttattataatatttactactgataaaaaaatgaaaatagagtTCTATAATGGTTACTAGCAAGATGACAAGCTCGAAAAGAACCATAAGTGGATCTTGCAACCCAAAATTAACCTTTTCATAAGCCCATTATAAGCAAGATAATATAAAAAGCCAATTATTAAATGATTTGAAACATGAACagcttgaaaagaaaatataccaACAACTTTAAAACCAGATCCAATTACAAGGTGAACTACAGAACAAACAACAAGCCTAAACACTGGGAAAAACCAAGAGAGTGGAAAAAGACTTACAGAATAAAGATATTCGACAGCTCTTTCAGGGTTGTTAAAAGCAGCACGTAAAGCACGGACAACAGTGTCTCGATCCCAGCTTCCTCCACCCATATCTAGAATCTGCTGAATGGTAGCCTCTAAATTATTTCCTGCAACAAGATTTGACGCTGCTTGGCCATAGACATCTGATTCTGAACTGCATGAAACAAaacaagaataagaaaaaaaacataGTCAACGATATATCACATCATTCAACCTCactttaatttcataatatcacagcttttttatagttaatttcagaaaaaaaataactaacttTAAGTTCTCTAAATTATACAATCTGGAAAACACAGAAGGTTAAAACACAAGGTCTTAACTGTCATGCATGGGACTTCTATTCAGAAACTATAATTATCAATACTCACGAAGCAGGAGGGACTGCAACAGGAGTGGTTTCGGGGGCAGATTGCATTCTGCACAGTtcaaaaaagagatgaaaaaaattcaaaaaaaaaaaaaaaagaaactgggTTGACAATAAATAACTTCAAAATCATATTAAGCTTTgaagaggattttttttttcttgggctGCGGGGGAGGCATGAACTCACGATACTGCAGTTgggggaggaggaggttgagacGTTGGTGCTGGTTGCGTTGAGGTAGGAGGCGAAGAACTTACAGGTTGAGCCTACACAGGTAAGTGGCTCAATTAGAGCAACGTCAAATGGCAATAACTACTAGAGTGCTGATGTTAACTATAACAGAACTCAGCAGAATAGATTTAAACAGTATCATCCATACTTACTTGGCTTGTAGGCGCAGCTGTTGTACTTGAGGCTCCACTTGATGAGACCTTATTCTAAAATGGTTCGAACATGCATACATTACTAAGAACATTAAAGCAACTAACTCAAGGTCTCTATAAGAGAACCAActttaaaaaactaaattttaagAGCCTAGGAGACACCTGaatagctcttttttttttttttttaatgcatccTATCTTGCAATGCACTAAGAAAACCTTCatcattgaaattaaaaaaaaaaaaaaaaaaaggaaaagata
This is a stretch of genomic DNA from Carya illinoinensis cultivar Pawnee chromosome 3, C.illinoinensisPawnee_v1, whole genome shotgun sequence. It encodes these proteins:
- the LOC122302807 gene encoding ubiquitin receptor RAD23c-like isoform X2; this translates as MKIFVKTLKGTHFEVEVKPEDTVTDVKKNIEALQGSDVYPAAQQMLIHQGKVLKDATTLEENKVADSSFVVIMLTKAQPVSSSPPTSTQPAPTSQPPPPPTAVSMQSAPETTPVAVPPASSESDVYGQAASNLVAGNNLEATIQQILDMGGGSWDRDTVVRALRAAFNNPERAVEYLYSGIPEQAEAPPVAQVPTSGQAVNPPAQSTQPAAPTSGPNANPLDLFPQGLPAMGSNTGAGTLDFLRNSQQFQALRTMVQANPQILQPMLQELGKQNPHLMRLIQEHQADFLRLINEPVEGEGNLLGQAAAAVPQAVTVTPEERQAIERLEAMGFDRALVLEVFFACNKNEELAANYLLDHMHEFED
- the LOC122302807 gene encoding ubiquitin receptor RAD23c-like isoform X1 is translated as MKIFVKTLKGTHFEVEVKPEDTVTDVKKNIEALQGSDVYPAAQQMLIHQGKVLKDATTLEENKVADSSFVVIMLTKNKVSSSGASSTTAAPTSQAQPVSSSPPTSTQPAPTSQPPPPPTAVSMQSAPETTPVAVPPASSESDVYGQAASNLVAGNNLEATIQQILDMGGGSWDRDTVVRALRAAFNNPERAVEYLYSGIPEQAEAPPVAQVPTSGQAVNPPAQSTQPAAPTSGPNANPLDLFPQGLPAMGSNTGAGTLDFLRNSQQFQALRTMVQANPQILQPMLQELGKQNPHLMRLIQEHQADFLRLINEPVEGEGNLLGQAAAAVPQAVTVTPEERQAIERLEAMGFDRALVLEVFFACNKNEELAANYLLDHMHEFED